The Ananas comosus cultivar F153 linkage group 7, ASM154086v1, whole genome shotgun sequence genome has a window encoding:
- the LOC109713017 gene encoding glutathione S-transferase F11-like isoform X1: MGSVKVYGPVMSTAVSRVLACLLEKEVPFHLVPVSLAKAHHKSPDFLNLQPFGQVPAFQDGDVTLFESRAICRYICDKFVGQGNQSLMGPEGGGAAGRAAVDQWVEAEAQSFNPPSTALVFQLVFAPKMRLKQDPNATRDAEGRLRKVLDVYERHLGGSRFLAGEEFSLADLCHLPNAHYLLAETDRGQQLLWSRRNVARWWEEISGRPSWAKVVEMRRNAAA, encoded by the exons ATGGGGAGCGTGAAGGTTTACGGGCCGGTGATGTCGACGGCGGTGTCGCGGGTGCTGGCCTGCCTCCTGGAGAAGGAGGTGCCCTTCCACCTCGTCCCCGTCAGCCTCGCCAAAGCCCATCACAAATCCCCCGACTTCCTCAACCTGCAG CCCTTCGGCCAAGTCCCTGCCTTCCAAGATGGTGACGTCACCCTCTTCG AATCTCGTGCCATTTGTCGGTACATCTGCGACAAGTTTGTGGGCCAGGGAAACCAGAGCCTGATGGGCCCCGAGGGCGGCGGCGCAGCGGGCCGTGCCGCGGTGGACCAGtgggtggaggcggaggcgcagAGCTTCAACCCGCCGAGCACCGCCCTCGTgttccagctcgtgttcgcccCGAAAATGCGTCTGAAACAAGACCCGAATGCGACGAGGGACGCTGAGGGACGGCTCAGAAAGGTGCTGGACGTGTACGAGCGCCACCTCGGTGGGAGTAGGTTTCTGGCGGGGGAGGAATTCTCGCTTGCGGATCTCTGCCACCTCCCAAATGCCCACTACCTCCTCGCCGAGACCGACAGGGGGCAGCAGCTCCTGTGGTCGCGGAGGAACGTCGCGCGGTGGTGGGAGGAGATCTCTGGCCGCCCCTCGTGGGCGAAGGTCGTCGAGATGCGGCGCAATGCAGCTGCTTGA
- the LOC109713017 gene encoding glutathione S-transferase F11-like isoform X2 gives MMIGLKDRTAEPFGQVPAFQDGDVTLFESRAICRYICDKFVGQGNQSLMGPEGGGAAGRAAVDQWVEAEAQSFNPPSTALVFQLVFAPKMRLKQDPNATRDAEGRLRKVLDVYERHLGGSRFLAGEEFSLADLCHLPNAHYLLAETDRGQQLLWSRRNVARWWEEISGRPSWAKVVEMRRNAAA, from the exons atgatgattggACTGAAGGATCGTACAGCTGAA CCCTTCGGCCAAGTCCCTGCCTTCCAAGATGGTGACGTCACCCTCTTCG AATCTCGTGCCATTTGTCGGTACATCTGCGACAAGTTTGTGGGCCAGGGAAACCAGAGCCTGATGGGCCCCGAGGGCGGCGGCGCAGCGGGCCGTGCCGCGGTGGACCAGtgggtggaggcggaggcgcagAGCTTCAACCCGCCGAGCACCGCCCTCGTgttccagctcgtgttcgcccCGAAAATGCGTCTGAAACAAGACCCGAATGCGACGAGGGACGCTGAGGGACGGCTCAGAAAGGTGCTGGACGTGTACGAGCGCCACCTCGGTGGGAGTAGGTTTCTGGCGGGGGAGGAATTCTCGCTTGCGGATCTCTGCCACCTCCCAAATGCCCACTACCTCCTCGCCGAGACCGACAGGGGGCAGCAGCTCCTGTGGTCGCGGAGGAACGTCGCGCGGTGGTGGGAGGAGATCTCTGGCCGCCCCTCGTGGGCGAAGGTCGTCGAGATGCGGCGCAATGCAGCTGCTTGA